In Caballeronia insecticola, one DNA window encodes the following:
- the asd gene encoding aspartate-semialdehyde dehydrogenase, with the protein MNVGLVGWRGMVGSVLMQRMQQEGDFDLIEPVFFSTSNAGGNAPSFAKNETKLKDATSIDDLKKCDAIITCQGGDYTNEVYPKLRAAGWKGYWIDAASALRMKDDAVIILDPVNLDVIKDSLVKGGRDFVGGNCTVSLMLMALGGLFRENLVDWMTAMTYQAASGAGAQNMRELLQQMGVLYGAAKEDLADPSSAILDIDRRVLAAMNSERMPVDHFGVPLAGSLIPWIDKDLGNGMSKEEWKGGAETNKILGKPAMGQPGSIPVDGLCVRIGAMRCHSQALTIKLNKDVPLDEVNEILASANDWVKVVPNEREASMRDLSPAVVTGTLTVPVGRLRKLAMGGEYLSAFTVGDQLLWGAAEPLRRMLRILLDK; encoded by the coding sequence ATGAACGTAGGTCTCGTTGGTTGGCGCGGCATGGTCGGCAGCGTCCTGATGCAACGCATGCAGCAGGAAGGCGATTTCGACTTGATCGAACCGGTGTTCTTCAGCACCAGCAATGCGGGCGGCAACGCGCCGTCGTTCGCCAAAAACGAGACGAAGCTCAAAGACGCGACAAGCATCGACGACCTGAAAAAGTGCGACGCCATCATTACGTGCCAGGGCGGCGACTACACCAACGAGGTGTATCCGAAGCTGCGCGCGGCGGGCTGGAAGGGTTACTGGATCGACGCGGCCTCCGCGCTGCGCATGAAGGACGACGCCGTGATCATTCTCGATCCGGTCAATCTCGACGTCATCAAGGATTCGCTGGTCAAGGGCGGGCGTGACTTCGTCGGCGGCAACTGCACGGTCAGCCTGATGCTGATGGCGCTCGGCGGCCTGTTCCGCGAGAACCTCGTCGACTGGATGACGGCGATGACCTATCAGGCCGCATCCGGCGCGGGCGCGCAGAACATGCGCGAACTGCTGCAGCAGATGGGCGTGCTCTACGGCGCGGCGAAGGAAGATCTCGCCGATCCGTCCTCGGCCATTCTCGACATCGACCGCCGCGTGCTCGCCGCCATGAACAGCGAGCGCATGCCCGTCGACCATTTCGGCGTGCCGCTCGCCGGCTCGCTGATTCCGTGGATCGACAAGGATCTCGGCAACGGCATGTCGAAGGAAGAGTGGAAGGGCGGCGCGGAAACCAACAAGATTCTTGGCAAGCCCGCGATGGGTCAGCCGGGCTCGATTCCCGTCGACGGTCTGTGCGTGCGCATCGGCGCGATGCGCTGCCATTCGCAGGCGCTCACCATCAAGCTCAACAAGGACGTGCCGCTCGACGAAGTGAACGAGATCCTCGCGTCCGCAAACGACTGGGTGAAGGTTGTGCCGAACGAACGCGAAGCATCGATGCGCGATCTGTCGCCGGCGGTTGTCACGGGCACGCTGACGGTGCCGGTCGGACGTTTGCGCAAGCTGGCGATGGGCGGCGAATATCTGTCGGCGTTCACGGTCGGCGACCAGTTGTTGTGGGGCGCGGCCGAACCGCTGCGCCGCATGCTGCGCATTCTGCTCGACAAGTAA
- the leuB gene encoding 3-isopropylmalate dehydrogenase: MKIAVLPGDGIGPEIMAEAVKVLNALGEKFELEEAPVGGAGYEAQGHPLPESTLKLAKEADAILFGAVGDWKYDKLERALRPEQAILGLRKHLQLFANFRPAICYPQLTGASSLKPEIVSGLDILIVRELNGDIYFGAPRGVRQAPDGPFEGAKEGFDTMRYSEPEVRRIAHVAFQAAQKREKKLTSVDKANVLETSQLWRDTMIDVAKEYADVELSHMYVDNAAMQLVKAPKAFDVVVTGNMFGDILSDEAAMLTGSIGMLPSASLDKNNKGLYEPSHGSAPDIAGKGVANPLATILSAAMMLRYSLGKTEQADRIESAVKKVLEQGYRTGDIATPDGKIVGTKEMGDAVLKAL, encoded by the coding sequence ATGAAGATTGCAGTGTTGCCCGGCGACGGGATCGGTCCGGAAATCATGGCCGAAGCGGTCAAGGTGCTGAACGCGCTCGGCGAGAAATTCGAACTGGAAGAGGCGCCGGTCGGTGGCGCGGGTTACGAGGCGCAAGGCCATCCGCTGCCTGAATCGACGCTGAAGCTCGCGAAGGAAGCCGACGCCATCCTGTTCGGCGCCGTCGGCGACTGGAAGTACGACAAGCTCGAGCGCGCTTTGCGTCCCGAACAGGCGATCCTCGGCCTGCGCAAGCATCTGCAACTGTTCGCGAACTTCCGTCCGGCGATCTGCTATCCGCAGCTGACGGGCGCGTCGTCGCTGAAGCCGGAAATCGTTTCGGGACTCGATATCCTGATCGTGCGCGAATTGAACGGCGACATCTATTTCGGCGCGCCGCGCGGCGTTCGTCAGGCGCCGGACGGTCCGTTCGAAGGCGCGAAGGAAGGCTTCGACACGATGCGTTATTCCGAACCCGAAGTGCGCCGTATCGCGCACGTCGCGTTTCAGGCGGCGCAGAAGCGCGAGAAGAAGCTGACGAGCGTGGACAAGGCGAACGTGCTCGAAACGTCGCAACTGTGGCGCGACACGATGATCGACGTCGCGAAGGAATACGCGGACGTCGAGCTGTCGCACATGTACGTCGACAATGCGGCGATGCAGCTCGTCAAGGCGCCGAAGGCCTTCGACGTGGTCGTCACCGGCAACATGTTCGGCGACATCCTCTCGGACGAAGCCGCCATGCTCACGGGCTCCATCGGCATGCTGCCGTCGGCGTCGCTCGACAAGAACAACAAGGGGCTGTACGAGCCGTCGCACGGTTCCGCGCCGGACATCGCGGGCAAGGGCGTCGCCAATCCGCTCGCGACCATCCTGTCCGCTGCAATGATGCTGCGTTACTCGCTCGGCAAAACGGAGCAGGCCGATCGTATCGAAAGCGCGGTGAAGAAGGTGCTGGAGCAGGGCTATCGCACCGGCGACATCGCGACGCCGGACGGCAAGATCGTCGGCACGAAGGAAATGGGCGACGCGGTGCTGAAGGCGCTGTAA
- the leuD gene encoding 3-isopropylmalate dehydratase small subunit, producing MEKFTVHSGLVAPLDRENVDTDAIIPKQFLKSIKRTGFGPNAFDEWRYLDVGQPGQDNSKRPLNPDFVLNQQRYQGASVLLTRKNFGCGSSREHAPWALDQYGFRAIIAPSFADIFYNNCFKNGLLPVVLTEQEVDKLFNETYAFVGFKLTIDLEAQVVRTGDGTEYKFDVPGFRKYCLLNGFDDIGLTLRHADKIRQYEAERLAKQPWLNHRLVG from the coding sequence ATGGAAAAATTCACTGTGCATAGCGGCCTCGTCGCGCCGCTCGACCGCGAAAACGTCGATACCGACGCGATCATCCCGAAGCAGTTCCTGAAGTCGATCAAGCGCACCGGCTTCGGCCCGAACGCGTTCGACGAATGGCGTTATCTCGATGTCGGCCAGCCCGGCCAGGACAACAGCAAGCGTCCGCTCAATCCGGATTTCGTGCTGAATCAGCAGCGTTATCAGGGCGCGTCTGTGCTGCTTACGCGCAAGAATTTCGGCTGCGGCAGTTCGCGCGAACATGCGCCGTGGGCGCTGGATCAATACGGCTTTCGCGCGATCATCGCGCCGAGTTTCGCGGACATCTTCTATAACAACTGCTTCAAGAACGGGCTGCTGCCGGTCGTGCTGACCGAGCAGGAAGTCGACAAGCTCTTCAACGAGACATATGCGTTCGTCGGTTTCAAGCTGACGATCGATCTCGAAGCGCAAGTCGTGCGCACCGGCGACGGCACCGAGTACAAGTTCGATGTGCCGGGCTTCCGCAAATACTGTCTGCTGAACGGCTTCGACGATATCGGCCTCACGCTGCGTCACGCCGACAAAATCCGCCAGTACGAAGCCGAGCGCCTCGCGAAGCAGCCGTGGCTGAACCATCGGCTCGTCGGCTAA
- the leuC gene encoding 3-isopropylmalate dehydratase large subunit, translating to MAQTLYDKLWNTHVIHTEDDGTSILYIDRHLLHEVTSPQAFEGLKLEKRPVWRISANLAVSDHNVPTTDRSHGIADPVSKLQVDTLDQNCDAFGITQFKMNDLRQGIVHIIGPEQGATLPGMTIVCGDSHTSTHGAFGALAHGIGTSEVEHVLATQTLLQKKSKNMLIKVEGQLPRGCTAKDIVLAIIGKIGTAGGTGYAMEFGGSTIRALSMEGRMTVCNMAIEAGARAGMVAVDDTTINYLKDRPYSPQGVEWNQAVEYWRQFKSDPDAQFDRVVELNAAEIVPQVTWGTSPEMVTSIDGRVPDPEKEKDPVKRDAMERALTYMALTPNTPIEAIRPDKIFIGSCTNARIEDLRAAAYVVKSLGKRVATNVRLAMVVPGSGLVKAQAEREGLDKIFTNAGFEWREPGCSMCLAMNADRLEPGERCASTSNRNFEGRQGTGGRTHLVSPAMAAAAAIEGHFVDVRKLA from the coding sequence ATGGCACAGACTCTCTACGACAAACTGTGGAACACCCACGTGATCCACACGGAAGACGACGGCACCTCGATCCTCTATATCGACCGTCACCTGCTGCATGAAGTGACGAGCCCGCAGGCCTTCGAAGGCCTGAAGCTCGAGAAGCGCCCGGTGTGGCGCATCAGCGCGAATCTGGCCGTGTCCGACCACAACGTGCCGACCACCGACCGTTCGCACGGCATCGCCGATCCGGTGTCGAAGCTTCAGGTCGATACACTCGACCAGAACTGCGATGCTTTCGGCATCACGCAATTCAAGATGAACGACCTGCGTCAGGGCATCGTGCACATCATCGGGCCGGAGCAGGGCGCGACGCTGCCCGGCATGACGATCGTCTGCGGCGACTCCCACACCTCCACGCACGGCGCGTTCGGCGCGCTGGCGCACGGCATCGGCACGTCGGAAGTGGAGCACGTGCTCGCCACGCAAACGCTCTTGCAGAAGAAGAGCAAGAACATGCTGATCAAGGTCGAAGGCCAGTTGCCGCGCGGCTGCACCGCGAAGGACATCGTGCTCGCGATCATCGGCAAGATCGGCACGGCGGGCGGCACGGGTTACGCGATGGAATTCGGCGGCTCGACCATCCGCGCACTGTCGATGGAAGGCCGCATGACGGTCTGCAACATGGCGATCGAAGCGGGCGCGCGCGCCGGCATGGTCGCCGTGGACGACACGACCATCAACTATCTGAAGGACCGGCCGTACTCGCCGCAGGGCGTCGAATGGAATCAGGCGGTCGAGTACTGGCGTCAGTTCAAGTCGGATCCGGATGCGCAGTTCGACCGCGTCGTCGAGCTGAATGCGGCCGAGATCGTGCCGCAAGTGACTTGGGGTACGTCGCCGGAAATGGTGACGTCGATCGACGGCCGCGTGCCCGATCCCGAGAAGGAAAAAGACCCCGTCAAGCGCGATGCGATGGAACGCGCGCTGACCTACATGGCGCTCACGCCGAACACGCCGATCGAAGCCATCCGGCCGGACAAGATCTTCATCGGCTCGTGCACGAATGCGCGTATCGAAGACTTGCGCGCCGCCGCGTATGTCGTGAAATCGCTCGGCAAGCGCGTCGCGACGAACGTGCGTCTGGCGATGGTCGTGCCGGGCTCGGGTCTCGTGAAGGCGCAAGCCGAGCGCGAAGGCCTCGACAAGATCTTCACGAACGCCGGTTTCGAATGGCGCGAACCGGGCTGCTCGATGTGCCTCGCCATGAACGCCGACCGGCTCGAACCGGGCGAACGCTGCGCATCGACGTCCAACCGCAACTTCGAAGGCCGTCAGGGCACGGGCGGACGCACGCATCTCGTAAGCCCCGCAATGGCCGCCGCGGCCGCCATCGAAGGGCACTTCGTCGACGTGCGCAAGCTCGCGTGA
- a CDS encoding AbrB/MazE/SpoVT family DNA-binding domain-containing protein: MKTTIRKMGNSQGVLIPKPLLAQLGLEKEVEMEIENDAIVLRRPRNKTRQGWAEASKALAQSGDDALVMGEFGNADDAELKW, translated from the coding sequence ATGAAAACCACGATCCGGAAGATGGGCAACTCTCAAGGCGTCCTGATTCCCAAACCATTGCTTGCCCAGCTGGGCCTTGAAAAGGAGGTCGAAATGGAAATCGAAAATGACGCGATCGTATTGCGTCGTCCGCGCAACAAGACTCGCCAGGGGTGGGCCGAAGCCAGCAAGGCGCTCGCACAGAGCGGGGATGACGCGCTCGTCATGGGCGAGTTCGGCAATGCTGACGACGCGGAGCTCAAATGGTAG
- a CDS encoding type II toxin-antitoxin system PemK/MazF family toxin, translating into MVARGDIWLVALDPTLGSEIEKTRPCVVVSPGELHEHLRTVIVAPMTSKGRPAPFRIPISFKRQEGLILLDQIRTVDKVRLVKKEGAVSDDTLSSTLSTLQEVFAE; encoded by the coding sequence ATGGTAGCCCGTGGCGATATCTGGCTGGTCGCGCTAGACCCGACTCTCGGCAGCGAGATTGAAAAGACTCGACCGTGTGTCGTGGTCTCGCCGGGCGAGTTGCACGAACATCTGCGCACGGTCATTGTCGCGCCGATGACTTCCAAGGGAAGGCCTGCTCCCTTTCGCATTCCGATCTCGTTCAAAAGGCAGGAAGGGCTCATCCTCCTGGATCAGATTCGCACTGTCGACAAAGTGCGGCTGGTCAAAAAAGAGGGGGCCGTTTCTGACGATACGCTCTCGAGCACATTGAGCACTTTGCAGGAAGTGTTCGCCGAGTAG
- the gltA gene encoding citrate synthase: MTPSDVKATLSFSDNSPSVEMPIYKGTMGPDVIDIRKLYGQTGKFTYDPGFMSTASCNSAITYIDGDKGELLYRGYPIEQLAVNADFLETCYLLLKGELPNEAQNREFVDTVTRHTMVHEQMHFFFRGFRRDAHPMAVLTAAVGALSAFYHDSLNINDPRHREVSAIRMIAKLPTLVAMAYKFSIGQPFVYPKNELSYSANFMHMMFSNPCEEYKVNDVLVRALDRILILHADHEQNASTSTVRLAGSSGANPFACIAAGIACLWGPAHGGANEAALNMLEEIGSVDNIPEFIKQVKDKNSGVKLMGFGHRVYKNYDPRAKLMRETCYEVLNELGLHDDPLFKLAMELEKIALEDEYFVSRKLYPNVDFYSGIVQRALGIPTSMFTCIFAMARTVGWIAQWNEMIADPEQKIGRPRQLFIGQTPREAKPLAKR; the protein is encoded by the coding sequence ATGACCCCGTCAGATGTTAAAGCCACGCTATCGTTCAGCGACAACTCGCCGAGCGTCGAAATGCCGATCTACAAGGGCACGATGGGCCCGGACGTGATCGACATCCGCAAGTTGTACGGTCAGACCGGCAAGTTCACGTATGACCCGGGCTTCATGTCGACGGCGTCGTGCAATTCTGCGATTACCTATATCGACGGTGACAAGGGCGAGCTGCTGTATCGCGGCTACCCGATCGAGCAACTCGCGGTGAACGCGGACTTCCTCGAAACCTGCTACCTGCTCCTGAAGGGCGAACTGCCGAACGAAGCGCAGAACAGGGAATTCGTGGACACGGTCACGCGTCACACGATGGTGCACGAGCAGATGCACTTCTTCTTCCGCGGCTTCCGTCGCGACGCGCACCCGATGGCGGTGCTGACGGCGGCAGTCGGCGCATTGTCGGCGTTCTATCACGACTCGCTGAACATCAACGATCCGCGTCACCGCGAAGTTTCCGCGATCCGCATGATCGCGAAGCTGCCGACGCTGGTTGCGATGGCGTACAAGTTCAGCATCGGCCAGCCGTTCGTGTATCCGAAGAACGAACTCTCGTACAGCGCGAACTTCATGCACATGATGTTCTCGAACCCGTGCGAAGAGTACAAGGTCAACGACGTGCTCGTGCGCGCGCTCGACCGCATCCTGATCCTGCACGCAGATCACGAACAGAATGCATCGACCTCGACCGTGCGTTTGGCGGGTTCGTCTGGGGCAAATCCGTTCGCGTGTATCGCAGCGGGTATCGCGTGCCTGTGGGGCCCGGCGCACGGCGGCGCGAACGAAGCCGCACTGAACATGCTGGAAGAAATCGGCTCGGTCGACAACATTCCCGAGTTCATCAAGCAGGTGAAGGACAAGAATTCGGGCGTGAAGCTGATGGGCTTCGGTCACCGTGTCTACAAAAACTACGACCCGCGCGCCAAGCTGATGCGCGAAACGTGCTACGAAGTGCTGAACGAACTCGGCCTGCATGACGATCCGCTCTTCAAGCTCGCCATGGAGCTCGAAAAGATCGCGCTGGAAGACGAATACTTCGTGTCGCGCAAGCTGTATCCGAACGTCGACTTTTACTCGGGCATCGTGCAGCGCGCGCTGGGCATCCCGACCTCGATGTTCACCTGCATCTTCGCGATGGCGCGTACGGTCGGCTGGATCGCGCAATGGAACGAGATGATCGCGGATCCGGAACAGAAGATTGGTCGTCCGCGTCAGCTGTTTATCGGTCAGACGCCGCGTGAAGCGAAGCCGTTGGCGAAGCGCTAA
- a CDS encoding FAD assembly factor SdhE yields MVDTQDDFPHQSDPLRRARLRWRARRGLLENDLIFDRFFSRYEHELSDADVAALTRLLELSDNELMDLLLARTEPEGDLATPDVIRLLGVLRSV; encoded by the coding sequence ATGGTCGATACCCAAGACGATTTTCCGCATCAGTCCGACCCTCTTCGTCGTGCGCGCCTTCGCTGGCGTGCGCGGCGCGGTCTGCTGGAAAACGATCTGATCTTCGATCGTTTCTTCAGCCGATATGAGCACGAGCTCAGTGACGCGGACGTGGCCGCATTGACCCGTCTGCTGGAGCTGAGCGACAACGAATTGATGGACCTTCTGTTGGCGCGCACGGAGCCGGAAGGCGACCTGGCAACGCCGGATGTGATCCGCTTGCTTGGCGTGCTGCGCTCCGTGTGA
- a CDS encoding succinate dehydrogenase iron-sulfur subunit, with the protein MAKRIFEVYRYDPDKDAAPRMQTYELDLTHERMLLDALVKLKEVDETLSFRRSCREGVCGSDAMNINGKNGLACLTNLNELPQKIVLRPLPGLPVVRDLICDFTQFFNQYHSIKPYLINDTPPPEKERLQSPVERDELDGLYECILCASCSTSCPSFWWNPDKFVGPAGLLQAYRFIADSRDQATGERLDNLEDPYRLFRCHTIMNCVDVCPKGLNPTKAIGKIKELMVRRAV; encoded by the coding sequence ATGGCAAAGAGAATTTTTGAAGTCTATCGCTACGATCCGGACAAGGACGCAGCGCCGCGCATGCAGACGTACGAGCTCGATCTGACGCATGAACGCATGCTGCTCGACGCGCTCGTGAAGCTGAAGGAAGTGGATGAGACGCTGTCGTTCCGTCGTTCGTGCCGCGAAGGCGTGTGCGGCTCGGACGCGATGAACATCAACGGCAAGAACGGTCTCGCGTGTCTGACGAATCTGAACGAGTTGCCGCAGAAGATCGTGCTGCGTCCGCTGCCGGGACTGCCCGTGGTGCGCGATCTGATCTGCGACTTCACGCAGTTCTTCAACCAGTATCATTCGATCAAGCCGTATCTGATCAACGATACGCCGCCGCCGGAGAAGGAGCGTCTGCAGTCGCCCGTGGAGCGCGATGAACTCGATGGTCTCTACGAGTGCATTCTGTGCGCGAGCTGCTCGACGTCGTGCCCGAGTTTCTGGTGGAACCCGGACAAGTTCGTGGGCCCGGCGGGCTTGCTGCAGGCTTATCGCTTCATCGCGGACAGCCGCGATCAGGCGACGGGCGAACGCCTGGACAACCTGGAAGACCCGTATCGTCTGTTCCGTTGCCATACGATCATGAATTGCGTCGACGTGTGCCCGAAGGGGCTCAATCCGACCAAGGCGATCGGCAAGATCAAGGAATTGATGGTGCGGCGGGCTGTCTGA
- the sdhA gene encoding succinate dehydrogenase flavoprotein subunit, with product MAAIKTSLPRRRFDVVIVGAGGSGMRASLQLARAGLSVAVLSKVFPTRSHTVAAQGGIGASLGNMSEDNWHYHFYDTIKGSDWLGDQDAIEFMCREAPNAVYELEHMGMPFDRNADGTIYQRPFGGHTANYGEKPVQRACAAADRTGHALLHTLYQQNVAAKTHFFVEWMALDLIRDADGDVLGVTALEMETGEVYILEGKTTLFATGGAGRIFAASTNAFINTGDGLGMAARSGIALQDMEFWQFHPTGVAGAGVLITEGVRGEGGILRNANGDRFMERYAPTLKDLAPRDFVSRSMDQEIKEGRGVGPNKDHVLLDLSHIGAETIMKRLPSIREIALKFANVDCIKEPIPVVPTIHYQMGGIPTNMHGQVVGTARGYNDPVNGFYAVGECSCVSVHGANRLGTNSLLDLVVFGRAAGNHIIKHAKELKEHKPLPADAADFAMERLAVLEKSTSGEYTQSIANDIRSTMQAHAGVFRTSKLLEEGVGKIDELAERVKHVHLKDKSKVFNTAKVEALELANLIEVARATMVSAEARKESRGAHAHSDYEHRDDENWMRHTLWFSEGDRLDYKPVQMKPLTVESVPPKARTF from the coding sequence ATGGCTGCAATCAAGACTTCCCTGCCGCGTCGTCGCTTTGACGTGGTCATCGTGGGCGCAGGCGGCTCGGGCATGCGCGCGTCGCTGCAGCTCGCGCGCGCGGGGCTCTCCGTCGCGGTGCTCTCGAAGGTGTTCCCCACGCGCTCGCATACGGTCGCTGCGCAAGGCGGCATCGGCGCCTCGCTCGGCAACATGAGCGAAGACAACTGGCACTACCACTTCTACGACACCATCAAGGGCTCGGACTGGCTCGGCGACCAAGACGCGATCGAGTTCATGTGCCGCGAAGCGCCCAATGCCGTGTACGAACTCGAACACATGGGCATGCCGTTCGACCGCAACGCGGACGGCACGATCTATCAACGCCCGTTCGGCGGCCACACCGCGAACTACGGCGAGAAGCCCGTGCAACGCGCATGCGCCGCAGCGGACCGCACCGGCCACGCGCTGCTGCATACGCTGTATCAGCAGAACGTCGCCGCTAAAACGCACTTCTTCGTCGAATGGATGGCGCTGGATCTGATCCGCGACGCCGACGGCGACGTGCTCGGCGTCACCGCGCTCGAAATGGAAACGGGCGAGGTCTATATCCTCGAAGGCAAGACCACGCTGTTCGCCACGGGCGGCGCGGGGCGTATCTTCGCGGCATCGACGAATGCGTTCATCAATACAGGCGATGGCCTCGGCATGGCCGCGCGCTCGGGCATCGCGCTGCAGGACATGGAGTTCTGGCAATTCCACCCGACAGGCGTTGCAGGCGCGGGCGTGCTGATCACCGAAGGCGTGCGCGGCGAAGGCGGCATCTTGCGCAATGCGAATGGTGATCGTTTCATGGAGCGTTATGCGCCCACGCTGAAGGATCTCGCGCCGCGCGACTTCGTCTCGCGTTCGATGGATCAGGAAATCAAGGAAGGCCGCGGCGTGGGTCCGAACAAGGATCACGTGTTGCTGGACCTGTCGCACATCGGCGCCGAGACGATCATGAAGCGTCTGCCGTCGATTCGCGAGATCGCGCTCAAGTTCGCCAACGTCGATTGCATCAAGGAGCCGATTCCTGTGGTGCCGACCATCCACTATCAGATGGGCGGCATTCCGACCAACATGCATGGTCAGGTGGTCGGCACGGCGCGTGGCTACAACGATCCGGTCAACGGCTTCTATGCCGTGGGCGAATGTTCGTGCGTCTCGGTGCACGGCGCGAACCGCCTGGGCACGAACTCGCTGCTCGATCTGGTCGTGTTCGGGCGCGCCGCGGGCAATCACATCATCAAGCACGCGAAGGAGTTGAAAGAGCACAAGCCGCTGCCGGCCGATGCCGCCGACTTCGCGATGGAACGTCTCGCGGTGCTGGAGAAGTCCACATCGGGCGAATACACGCAGAGCATCGCCAACGACATCCGCTCGACCATGCAGGCGCATGCGGGCGTGTTCCGCACCTCGAAGCTGCTGGAAGAGGGTGTCGGCAAGATCGATGAGTTGGCCGAGCGCGTGAAGCACGTGCATCTGAAGGACAAGTCGAAGGTGTTCAACACCGCGAAGGTCGAGGCGCTGGAGTTGGCGAACCTGATCGAAGTGGCGCGCGCGACGATGGTGTCGGCGGAAGCGCGCAAGGAAAGCCGCGGGGCGCATGCGCACAGCGACTACGAACATCGCGACGACGAGAACTGGATGCGTCATACGCTGTGGTTCAGCGAGGGCGATCGCCTCGACTACAAGCCGGTGCAGATGAAGCCGCTGACGGTCGAATCGGTGCCGCCGAAGGCACGGACCTTCTAA
- the sdhD gene encoding succinate dehydrogenase, hydrophobic membrane anchor protein, translating to MATHNRVGPKRLVVGAHYGLRDWLAQRITAVAMAVYTVILLFWFFAAHNFSYEGWAGIFATQWMKLATFVALLCLFYHAWVGIRDIWMDYVKPMGVRLFLQVLTILWLIGCAGYAAQILWRV from the coding sequence ATGGCAACCCACAATCGAGTCGGTCCCAAGCGCCTGGTCGTCGGCGCGCACTACGGTCTGCGCGACTGGCTCGCGCAACGCATCACCGCGGTCGCGATGGCCGTCTACACCGTCATTCTTCTCTTCTGGTTCTTCGCCGCGCACAACTTCTCGTATGAAGGCTGGGCGGGCATCTTCGCGACCCAGTGGATGAAGCTCGCCACTTTCGTAGCCTTGCTTTGCCTCTTCTATCACGCGTGGGTCGGCATTCGCGACATCTGGATGGACTACGTGAAGCCCATGGGCGTGCGCCTGTTCCTGCAGGTGCTGACCATCCTGTGGCTCATCGGATGCGCCGGTTACGCTGCACAGATTCTCTGGAGAGTTTAA
- the sdhC gene encoding succinate dehydrogenase, cytochrome b556 subunit, with the protein MAEAVKKPRPEYRNIGIGQLAKYRLPLAGKVSILHRVSGLLLFVCLPFILYLLDQSLTSEISFEAFKGFLANPIVKIVVLVLSWAYLHHFCAGIRFLLLDTHVAVNKEGGKQTALIVLIVSLLLTLAMALKLFGAF; encoded by the coding sequence ATGGCTGAAGCCGTAAAAAAACCAAGGCCCGAATACCGGAACATCGGGATCGGTCAACTCGCGAAGTACCGCCTGCCTTTGGCGGGGAAGGTATCGATCCTGCATCGCGTGAGCGGCCTGCTGCTCTTCGTGTGTCTGCCGTTCATCCTGTATCTGCTCGATCAGAGCCTCACCTCCGAGATCAGCTTCGAGGCGTTCAAGGGTTTTCTGGCGAACCCGATCGTCAAGATCGTCGTGCTGGTGTTGTCGTGGGCGTATCTGCATCACTTCTGCGCGGGCATTCGCTTTTTGCTGCTCGACACGCACGTCGCGGTGAACAAGGAAGGCGGCAAGCAGACCGCGCTCATCGTGCTGATCGTGTCGCTGTTGCTCACGCTTGCGATGGCGCTCAAGCTCTTCGGCGCCTTCTAA